GCCGCGGACGAATTCCTTGTTGCCGGGCAGCACGCGGCGCTGCTTGCCGCCCTTGCCGTGGTGGAAGATCGGTTCCGAGATGTCCTTCTTCGGTATCGAGATCTCCTCGCCGCGCTCCATATCGGTGATGCTGCGCTTGTTCACAGCATCCGTGACGGCTTCCTTGATGTGCTTGCGGAAGCGCTTCAGGAAACGCTGACGGTTAACGGCGCTTTTCTGTTTGCCCTGCTTCCGTCGATCGATAATGAGGAACGCCATGACCGATCACTGCGACTTACGCACCCTCAGGTACCACTCGGACAGCAGCCGAACCTGCTTCCTCGTATAGCCATACTCCGTCAGGCGCTCGACGAAGTCCTCGTGCTTCTTCTGGTCGTCTTCGGAGGCACGCGGGTTGAAGGAGATGACCGGCAGCAGGTCCTCGGTGCTCGAGAACATCGTCTTCTCGATGACCAGCCGCAGCTTCTCGTAGCTGGTCCATTTCGGGTTATTACCGGCATTCTGGGCGCGGGCACGCAGCACGAAGTTGACGACCTCGTGGCGGAAGTCCTTCGGGTTGCCGATGCCGGCTGCCTTCTCGATCTTCTCGAGCTCGTCGTTGAGCGCCGCGTGGTCCAGTATCTCGCCGGTCTCCGGATTGCGGTAGTCCTGGTCCTGGATCCACAGGTCGGCGTAGGTGATGTAGCGATCGAAGATGTTCTGGCCATACTGCGAGTAGGACTCGAGGTAGGCCGTCTGGATCTCCTTGCCCAGGAAGTCGATGTAGCGCGGCGTCAGGTACTCCTTCAGGAAATTGACGTAACGGTCACGAATGTCCTCGGGGAATTGCTCCTGTTCGATCTGCTTCTCGAGCACATACAGCAGGTGCACCGGGTTCGCGGCCGTCTCCTCCGAGTCGAAGTTGAAGACCTTGGACAGGATCTTGAAGGCGAAACGCGTCGACAGGCCGTCCATGCCCTCATCGACGCCGGCAGCGTCGCGATATTCCTGGATGGACTTCGCTTTCGGGTCAACGTCCTTCAGGTTCTCGCCATCATAGACGCGAAGCTTCGAATAGATGCTGGAGTTCTCGTGTTCCTTGAGACGAGTGAGCACGGTGAACTGCGCGAGCATGCGCAGCGTGTCCGGCGCGCACGGTGATTCGCTGAGTGAACTGTTGCGGAGGAGCTTCTCGTAGATCTGTACCTCTTCAGTGACCTGCAGGCAGTACGGAACCTTGACGATATAGACGCGGTCGATGAAGGCCTCGTTATTCTTGTTGTTCTTGAACGACTGCCATTCCGCCTCGTTCGAGTGCGCCAGTATCACGCCCTCGAAGGGGATCGACCCGATCGCCTCGGTGCCGTTGTAGTTCATCTCCTGCGACGCCGTCAGCAGCGGGTGCAGCACCTTGATCGGCGCCTTGAACATCTCGACGAACTCCAGCAGGCCCTGGTTCGCGTGGCAAAGGCCTCCGGAGAATGCGTAGGCATCCGGATCGTTCTGCTTGAATTCCTCCAGCTTGCGGATGTCCACCTTGCCGACGAGCGAAGAGATGTCCTGGTTGTTCTCGTCACCGGGCTCGGTCTTCGCAACGGCGACCTGGTTGAGCACCGACGGATGATGCTTGACGACGCGGAACTGGCGGATATCGCCGTTGTACTCACGCAGGCGCTTGGCTGCCCACGGTGACATGATGCCCTGCACGTAGCGCTGCGGGATGCCGTATTCCTCTTCGAGGATCTTCGCATCTTCCTTCGGATTGAACAGACCCAGCGGTGACTCCTGGATCGGCGAACCCTTGAGCGAGTAGATCGGCTGTTCCTGCATCAGCTCCTTGAGCTTCTCCGCCAGCGACGACTTGCCGCCGCCAACCGGACCAAGCAGGTACAGGATCTGTTTCTTCTCCTCGAGGCCCTGGGCTGCATGCTGAAAGAACGACACGATCTGCTCGATGCACTCTTCCATCCCGTAGAAGTCGCCGAACTGCGGATAGCGTTTGATCAGTTTGTTGGAGTAGATGCGCGAAAGCCGGGGATCTTCGGCGGTATCGACGAGTTCGGGCTCGCCGATG
The sequence above is drawn from the Rhodothermales bacterium genome and encodes:
- a CDS encoding PrkA family serine protein kinase, whose translation is MSIFGQYQSRFEDTQQEEYSLEEYLDICKKDPSAYATAAERLLLAIGEPELVDTAEDPRLSRIYSNKLIKRYPQFGDFYGMEECIEQIVSFFQHAAQGLEEKKQILYLLGPVGGGKSSLAEKLKELMQEQPIYSLKGSPIQESPLGLFNPKEDAKILEEEYGIPQRYVQGIMSPWAAKRLREYNGDIRQFRVVKHHPSVLNQVAVAKTEPGDENNQDISSLVGKVDIRKLEEFKQNDPDAYAFSGGLCHANQGLLEFVEMFKAPIKVLHPLLTASQEMNYNGTEAIGSIPFEGVILAHSNEAEWQSFKNNKNNEAFIDRVYIVKVPYCLQVTEEVQIYEKLLRNSSLSESPCAPDTLRMLAQFTVLTRLKEHENSSIYSKLRVYDGENLKDVDPKAKSIQEYRDAAGVDEGMDGLSTRFAFKILSKVFNFDSEETAANPVHLLYVLEKQIEQEQFPEDIRDRYVNFLKEYLTPRYIDFLGKEIQTAYLESYSQYGQNIFDRYITYADLWIQDQDYRNPETGEILDHAALNDELEKIEKAAGIGNPKDFRHEVVNFVLRARAQNAGNNPKWTSYEKLRLVIEKTMFSSTEDLLPVISFNPRASEDDQKKHEDFVERLTEYGYTRKQVRLLSEWYLRVRKSQ